One Chryseobacterium indoltheticum DNA segment encodes these proteins:
- the hisD gene encoding histidinol dehydrogenase yields MKINKYPQKEIWPELVKRPIIKREEITEIIAEIFSKVKENGDQALIDLNKKFDKAEIKNINVSEEEIDNAKGVISSELKNAIQQAKENITKFHASQITKIEKIETTKGVICWRENRAIEKVGIYIPGGTAPLFSTVLMLAITAQLAGCKEIILCTPPDKNGNINPAILYTAQLCGVKKIFKTGGAQAIAAMTFGTESVPKVYKIFGPGNQFVVAAKDFAQKYNVAIDMPAGPSEVLIIADEKAIPEYCAADLLSQAEHGSDSQVIFISTDLRILNETIEELKKQIKELPRNEFAQQSLNNSHFILLNSVDEALEFSNLYAPEHLILAIENFENYIDKIQNAGSVFLGNYSCESAGDYASGTNHTLPTNGFAKNYSGVSLDSFVKKITFQNLSQEGLQNLGKTIEIMAEAEGLLAHKNAVSIRLK; encoded by the coding sequence ATGAAAATTAATAAATATCCTCAAAAAGAAATCTGGCCAGAATTGGTAAAACGGCCAATTATAAAAAGAGAAGAAATTACAGAAATTATTGCTGAAATTTTTTCAAAAGTTAAAGAAAATGGTGATCAGGCATTAATTGATCTTAATAAAAAATTTGATAAGGCTGAAATTAAAAATATCAATGTTTCTGAAGAAGAAATAGATAATGCAAAAGGTGTAATAAGCAGTGAATTAAAAAATGCAATTCAACAGGCAAAAGAAAATATTACAAAATTTCACGCTTCGCAAATTACCAAAATTGAGAAAATTGAAACTACAAAAGGAGTCATTTGCTGGCGAGAAAACAGAGCTATCGAAAAAGTTGGAATCTATATTCCGGGAGGAACAGCGCCTTTATTTTCTACGGTTTTAATGCTGGCAATTACCGCTCAATTGGCTGGTTGTAAAGAAATTATTTTGTGCACTCCGCCCGATAAAAATGGAAATATCAATCCAGCGATTCTTTATACTGCTCAACTTTGTGGAGTAAAAAAAATATTTAAAACCGGCGGTGCACAAGCTATTGCGGCAATGACTTTTGGTACAGAATCGGTTCCCAAAGTCTATAAAATTTTCGGTCCCGGAAACCAATTTGTTGTCGCAGCAAAAGATTTTGCTCAAAAATACAATGTAGCGATTGATATGCCTGCAGGACCAAGTGAAGTTTTGATAATTGCTGATGAAAAGGCGATACCAGAATATTGCGCTGCAGATTTGCTTTCTCAGGCAGAGCACGGAAGTGACAGCCAGGTGATTTTTATTTCAACAGATTTAAGGATTTTAAATGAAACGATTGAGGAATTGAAAAAACAAATTAAAGAGCTTCCCAGAAATGAGTTCGCTCAACAATCATTGAATAACAGCCATTTTATTTTATTGAATTCTGTTGATGAAGCTTTAGAATTCAGCAATTTGTATGCTCCTGAACATTTGATTTTAGCCATAGAAAATTTCGAAAACTATATCGATAAAATACAAAATGCCGGTTCTGTTTTTCTCGGAAATTACTCATGTGAAAGTGCCGGAGATTATGCGAGCGGAACCAATCATACGCTTCCAACTAATGGATTTGCAAAAAATTACAGCGGAGTTTCTTTAGACAGTTTTGTCAAAAAAATTACGTTTCAGAATTTGTCACAGGAAGGGTTACAAAATTTAGGTAAAACAATAGAGATCATGGCCGAAGCTGAAGGTCTTCTGGCACACAAAAATGCAGTATCAATAAGATTAAAATAA
- the hisC gene encoding histidinol-phosphate transaminase has translation MTTLNIKKLVRKNILELKPYISFRDNNQFKNPVLLDANESPFGEYHRYPDSTHKKIRDKIADFKNIYPNQIAIGNGSDELIDLIIKIFCEPKKDSVLVMNPSFAMYGFYAAINENEVISLNLDENFEIKKEDFLQTVKDNQPKVLFLCSPNNPTGNSIRDLEFYIKNFNGIVVVDEAYIEFSNQKSCLELINNYPNLIVLQTFSKAWGLAGARVGVAYSSEEITSLFYTVKSPFNVNNLSQNLVLEILDQVEDFQNNLNKILEERDWLNDQLTHIECITKVYPTDANFFLIEFKDVENVYAKLLENEILTSKRSPQIPNCIRINVGNREENIQLINVLNQCETL, from the coding sequence ATGACAACATTAAATATTAAAAAACTCGTTAGAAAAAATATATTGGAACTCAAACCGTACATTAGTTTCAGGGATAATAATCAATTTAAAAATCCTGTATTGCTGGACGCAAACGAAAGTCCTTTCGGCGAATATCATCGTTATCCTGATTCTACACACAAAAAAATAAGAGATAAAATAGCAGATTTTAAAAATATATATCCAAATCAAATTGCGATAGGAAATGGCAGTGATGAACTGATTGATTTAATCATCAAAATATTTTGTGAACCAAAAAAAGATTCTGTTTTAGTGATGAATCCTTCATTCGCGATGTACGGATTTTATGCAGCGATTAACGAAAATGAAGTTATATCGCTCAACCTTGATGAAAATTTTGAGATTAAAAAAGAAGATTTTCTACAAACCGTTAAAGATAATCAGCCAAAGGTCTTATTTCTCTGTTCGCCAAATAATCCCACAGGAAATTCGATCCGTGATCTTGAGTTTTACATTAAAAATTTCAATGGAATTGTGGTTGTTGACGAAGCATATATCGAGTTTTCTAACCAGAAATCGTGTCTTGAACTTATTAATAATTATCCTAATCTGATTGTCTTGCAAACCTTCTCAAAAGCGTGGGGTTTGGCTGGAGCAAGAGTTGGAGTTGCTTATTCTTCAGAAGAAATCACTTCTCTATTTTACACGGTTAAATCACCATTTAACGTTAATAATCTGAGCCAGAACTTGGTTTTAGAAATATTAGATCAGGTAGAAGATTTTCAGAATAATTTAAATAAAATCTTAGAAGAACGAGACTGGCTAAACGATCAGCTTACCCATATTGAATGTATTACAAAAGTATATCCGACTGATGCGAATTTCTTCTTGATTGAGTTTAAAGATGTAGAGAACGTTTACGCCAAACTGTTGGAAAATGAAATTTTGACAAGCAAAAGAAGTCCTCAAATCCCAAATTGTATCAGAATTAATGTAGGGAATAGAGAAGAAAATATTCAATTGATTAACGTTTTAAATCAATGCGAAACCTTATAG
- the hisB gene encoding bifunctional histidinol-phosphatase/imidazoleglycerol-phosphate dehydratase HisB: MKKVLFIDRDGTLIIEPPTDFQVDSLEKLEFYPGVFQNLSKIVKELDYELVMVTNQDCLGTESFPFENFTKPHEKMLKAFENEGIVFSDILIDKSFENENSPNRKPEIGMLGKYIYGDYDLKNSFVIGDRLTDIQLAKNLGSKAIFISELENQNSELTTKNWNEIYQYLKQIPRKANVFRNTNETEIEIEVNLDGSGNSEISTGLHFFDHMLEQISKHGNLDLKIKVKGDLQVDEHHTIEDTGLVLGKAFVKALGKKKGIERYGFLLPMDDCLSQIAIDFGGRPWLVWNVNFKREKIGDVPTEMFEHFFKSFSDTAKCNLNIKSEGENEHHKIESIFKAFAKTIKMAVKQTDQNYNLPSTKGSL, from the coding sequence ATGAAAAAAGTATTATTTATAGATCGAGACGGAACTTTAATTATTGAGCCACCGACCGATTTTCAGGTTGATTCTTTGGAAAAACTAGAATTTTATCCCGGTGTTTTTCAAAATTTATCAAAAATCGTAAAAGAATTAGATTACGAATTGGTAATGGTTACCAATCAAGACTGTTTGGGAACTGAAAGCTTTCCTTTTGAAAATTTCACAAAACCACATGAAAAGATGTTAAAAGCTTTTGAAAATGAAGGCATTGTTTTCAGTGACATTTTGATCGATAAAAGTTTTGAAAATGAAAATTCGCCTAATCGAAAACCCGAAATTGGAATGCTTGGAAAATATATCTACGGAGATTATGATTTAAAAAATTCTTTTGTGATCGGCGATCGATTGACTGATATTCAGTTGGCAAAAAACTTAGGTTCAAAAGCTATTTTCATCAGTGAATTAGAAAATCAAAATTCAGAACTAACAACAAAAAATTGGAATGAGATCTACCAATATTTAAAACAAATTCCAAGAAAAGCTAATGTTTTCAGAAATACAAATGAAACCGAAATTGAAATTGAAGTCAATCTCGATGGAAGCGGAAATTCCGAAATCTCAACAGGTCTTCATTTTTTTGACCATATGCTTGAACAAATATCAAAACACGGTAATTTAGATCTGAAAATTAAAGTAAAAGGAGATTTGCAGGTTGATGAGCATCATACAATCGAAGATACAGGTCTCGTTTTAGGCAAAGCTTTCGTTAAGGCTTTAGGTAAGAAAAAAGGAATTGAAAGATATGGTTTTTTGCTTCCGATGGATGATTGCCTTTCTCAGATTGCCATTGATTTTGGCGGACGGCCTTGGTTGGTTTGGAATGTTAATTTTAAAAGAGAAAAAATTGGTGATGTACCGACAGAAATGTTTGAGCACTTTTTCAAATCTTTTTCAGATACCGCAAAATGCAATTTGAATATCAAGTCTGAAGGAGAAAATGAGCACCACAAAATAGAATCGATTTTCAAAGCATTTGCAAAAACTATAAAAATGGCGGTAAAACAAACGGATCAAAACTATAATTTACCATCCACAAAAGGAAGTTTATAA
- the hisH gene encoding imidazole glycerol phosphate synthase subunit HisH — protein MIAILKYNGGNVSSVQNALNRLGAESIITDDFELIKKADKVIFPGVGEASSTMKILKEKGLDQLIPSLKQPVLGICLGMQLMCKNNEEGNTVGMGIFDCNVKKFPSLDLVPHMGWNTVLDLKSPLFSEISEEDDLYFVHSFYCELSENTTSVCDYILPFSASLQKDNFFATQFHPEKSGKVGNKMLENFLKI, from the coding sequence ATGATAGCAATTTTAAAATACAACGGCGGAAACGTAAGTTCTGTACAAAATGCATTGAACAGATTAGGAGCAGAATCTATCATTACGGATGATTTTGAATTGATAAAAAAAGCCGATAAAGTAATTTTTCCGGGAGTTGGAGAGGCATCTTCAACAATGAAAATTTTAAAGGAAAAAGGATTAGACCAGTTAATTCCAAGTTTGAAGCAGCCTGTTTTGGGAATCTGTCTTGGAATGCAGTTAATGTGTAAAAATAATGAAGAAGGAAATACAGTCGGAATGGGAATTTTTGATTGTAATGTAAAAAAGTTTCCGTCGCTTGACCTTGTTCCGCACATGGGTTGGAACACGGTTTTAGATTTAAAATCTCCATTATTTTCGGAGATTTCGGAGGAAGATGATCTGTATTTTGTTCACAGTTTTTATTGCGAGTTATCAGAAAATACAACTTCGGTTTGTGATTACATTTTGCCTTTCAGTGCATCGTTGCAGAAAGATAATTTTTTTGCTACTCAATTTCATCCTGAAAAATCAGGAAAAGTAGGAAACAAAATGCTAGAAAATTTCTTAAAAATCTAA
- the hisA gene encoding 1-(5-phosphoribosyl)-5-[(5-phosphoribosylamino)methylideneamino]imidazole-4-carboxamide isomerase produces the protein MKIIPAIDIIDGKCVRLSKGDYNTKKIYNENPLEIAKEFEDCGIRFLHVVDLDGAKSKHIVNQKVLETLASKTSLHIDFGGGLKSEKDIETAFNCGAKQITIGSIAVQNPEFCFQLIKKYGAEKIILGADCENKKIKTSGWLEESNQDVIDFILNYQKNGIKNVICTDISKDGMLQGASEDLYAEILDKTNTKLIASGGISCIEDVCKMKEIGCSGTIIGKAIYEGNISLKQLESFI, from the coding sequence ATGAAAATAATTCCCGCCATAGATATTATTGATGGAAAGTGTGTAAGACTGTCAAAAGGAGATTACAACACAAAGAAAATCTATAATGAAAATCCGTTGGAAATTGCCAAAGAATTTGAAGATTGTGGAATCAGATTTTTGCATGTGGTAGATTTGGACGGTGCAAAATCAAAACATATTGTTAATCAAAAAGTGCTGGAAACTTTAGCTAGTAAAACATCTTTGCACATTGATTTCGGTGGAGGACTAAAAAGCGAAAAAGATATCGAAACAGCTTTTAATTGTGGCGCAAAACAAATTACAATCGGAAGTATTGCCGTTCAAAATCCTGAGTTTTGTTTTCAACTCATCAAAAAATATGGTGCAGAAAAGATAATTCTCGGAGCTGATTGTGAAAATAAAAAAATAAAAACTTCAGGGTGGCTGGAAGAAAGCAATCAAGATGTTATTGATTTTATTCTTAATTATCAGAAAAATGGAATTAAAAATGTGATTTGCACCGATATTTCAAAAGATGGAATGTTGCAAGGAGCCTCAGAAGATTTGTACGCAGAAATTTTAGATAAAACAAATACTAAACTTATTGCAAGTGGCGGAATTTCCTGCATTGAAGATGTTTGTAAAATGAAAGAAATAGGTTGCAGCGGAACCATTATCGGAAAAGCGATTTATGAAGGAAATATTTCACTAAAACAATTGGAAAGTTTTATTTAA
- the hisF gene encoding imidazole glycerol phosphate synthase subunit HisF, whose translation MLKKRIIPCLDIKDGTTVKGINFEGLRNAGNPIVLAKKYENEGADELVFLDITATIEERKTFVELVKNIAKELSIPFTVGGGISSVEDVRKLLEAGADKISINSSAVKNPCLISDLAREFGSQCIVVAIDTKLINDTDWVFVKGGREITDLKTLDWAKRTEELGAGEILLTSMNGDGTKNGFDLRLTKLISDAVNIPVIASGGAGKTEDFKNVFNQTKATGALAASVFHFGEIRIDDLKNELKNKNINVR comes from the coding sequence ATGCTTAAAAAAAGAATAATCCCATGTCTGGATATAAAAGACGGAACTACCGTAAAAGGAATCAACTTTGAAGGTTTAAGAAATGCCGGAAACCCAATAGTTTTAGCCAAAAAATATGAAAATGAAGGAGCTGACGAATTGGTTTTTCTCGACATTACCGCCACAATTGAAGAACGGAAAACATTTGTTGAACTCGTTAAAAATATTGCCAAAGAACTCAGTATTCCATTTACAGTTGGGGGCGGAATTTCTTCTGTTGAAGATGTAAGAAAATTACTGGAAGCCGGAGCAGATAAAATCAGCATTAATTCGTCTGCAGTGAAAAATCCGTGTTTGATTTCTGACTTAGCTAGAGAATTTGGCAGTCAGTGCATTGTCGTTGCCATTGATACAAAACTGATAAATGATACCGATTGGGTTTTTGTAAAAGGTGGAAGAGAAATAACTGATTTAAAAACTTTAGATTGGGCAAAAAGAACCGAAGAATTGGGTGCAGGCGAAATTCTTTTAACCTCAATGAATGGAGACGGAACTAAAAACGGCTTTGATTTGAGACTTACAAAACTGATTTCAGATGCTGTAAATATTCCGGTGATTGCCTCTGGCGGCGCCGGAAAAACCGAAGATTTTAAAAATGTATTTAATCAGACCAAAGCAACGGGAGCTTTGGCTGCAAGCGTTTTCCATTTTGGTGAAATTAGAATTGATGATTTAAAAAACGAATTGAAAAATAAAAATATTAATGTAAGATGA
- the hisIE gene encoding bifunctional phosphoribosyl-AMP cyclohydrolase/phosphoribosyl-ATP diphosphatase HisIE, with protein sequence MKIDFSKTNGLVPVIIQDERTLQVLMLGYMNEEAFSKTKEEGIVTFFSRSKNRLWTKGEESGNFLSVKNIEVDCDQDTILIKVIPTNTVCHTGSFSCFGEKDSKGFLYELEEKISQRIDDKIQDSYTYSLYQKGINKVAQKVGEEAVELVIEAKDDNENLFKNEAADLLYHFLILLKAKNIHLADIEEILLDRNK encoded by the coding sequence ATGAAAATAGATTTTAGTAAAACAAATGGTCTTGTTCCGGTAATTATTCAGGATGAAAGAACTTTGCAGGTTTTAATGTTGGGCTATATGAATGAAGAGGCTTTTAGCAAAACAAAAGAAGAAGGAATTGTCACTTTTTTCAGTCGTTCAAAAAACAGATTATGGACAAAAGGTGAGGAGTCAGGAAACTTTTTAAGCGTAAAAAATATTGAAGTAGATTGTGATCAGGATACGATCCTAATTAAAGTTATTCCCACAAATACCGTTTGTCATACCGGAAGTTTCAGCTGTTTTGGAGAAAAAGATAGCAAAGGATTTTTGTATGAGCTTGAAGAAAAAATAAGCCAGCGAATTGATGATAAGATTCAAGACTCTTATACTTATTCTTTGTACCAGAAAGGGATTAATAAAGTTGCTCAAAAAGTAGGAGAAGAGGCTGTAGAATTGGTAATAGAAGCAAAAGATGATAATGAAAATCTGTTTAAAAATGAAGCTGCCGATTTACTATATCACTTTTTAATTTTACTGAAAGCTAAAAATATACATTTAGCAGATATTGAAGAAATACTTTTGGACAGAAATAAATAA
- a CDS encoding M28 family peptidase, with protein sequence MKKLTTLLLFSLASYSVQAQNFIQAYQARANQVTQANITSLLQEFASFGVKTSGSTANNNTLDWLKTKYQTYGYAQSQITEDSFTVNGNTTKNLVITKTGTVYPNTYVIICGHYDTIVGPGVSDNGSGTSILLEAARILKDIPTEYSIKFIHFSGEEQGLLGSYHYVNNVVFQNGVRQLDLRLVFNIDQVGGKFSAPSNSIKCESDQSGLPGNNAASLSFTQQLATCTTLYSPLQTVMSNAYSSDYVPFEGKGDIITGFYETPQSQNEHTANDTFANVDPTYVFNVGKAAVGALQHFAVATSVLGTNESSQSKLESIKIYPNPAKDILNVEIPKEVKNFNFEIKDMNGRLISTHENETTINVSKLSSGVYLCTVKSEGETVTKKVIIEK encoded by the coding sequence GTGAAAAAATTAACTACTCTTCTATTATTTTCATTAGCATCTTATAGTGTTCAGGCTCAAAATTTCATTCAGGCTTATCAAGCAAGAGCCAACCAGGTAACGCAAGCTAATATCACATCACTACTGCAGGAATTTGCATCATTTGGTGTAAAAACTTCTGGTTCTACAGCAAATAATAATACTTTGGACTGGCTTAAAACTAAATACCAAACCTACGGTTATGCGCAAAGTCAAATTACTGAAGATAGTTTTACGGTAAACGGAAATACCACAAAAAATTTAGTTATTACAAAAACAGGAACTGTTTATCCAAATACGTATGTCATTATTTGCGGTCACTACGATACGATTGTTGGCCCAGGAGTTAGTGACAATGGCAGCGGAACATCTATTTTGCTGGAAGCTGCCAGAATTTTAAAAGATATTCCGACCGAATATTCTATAAAGTTTATTCATTTCTCAGGCGAAGAACAGGGACTTTTGGGTAGTTATCACTATGTAAATAATGTGGTTTTTCAGAATGGTGTACGTCAGCTAGATCTGAGATTGGTTTTCAATATTGATCAGGTTGGAGGTAAATTTTCTGCCCCGAGTAATTCGATAAAATGTGAAAGTGATCAGTCGGGTTTACCGGGAAATAACGCTGCATCTTTATCTTTTACGCAACAATTGGCAACGTGTACGACGCTATATTCTCCTTTACAGACTGTAATGTCTAATGCATATTCATCAGATTATGTTCCATTTGAAGGGAAAGGAGATATTATTACCGGTTTCTACGAAACTCCACAGAGCCAAAATGAACATACCGCTAATGATACTTTTGCCAATGTAGACCCAACGTATGTTTTCAATGTAGGAAAGGCTGCGGTAGGAGCTTTACAGCACTTTGCAGTGGCGACTTCAGTTTTAGGAACTAATGAAAGTTCTCAAAGTAAACTGGAATCTATTAAAATTTATCCTAATCCGGCAAAAGATATTTTGAATGTTGAAATTCCGAAAGAAGTTAAGAATTTCAATTTTGAAATAAAAGATATGAATGGCAGGCTCATTTCAACCCACGAAAATGAGACGACTATTAACGTTTCAAAACTATCAAGCGGGGTTTATCTATGTACTGTAAAATCTGAAGGTGAAACGGTTACCAAGAAAGTAATTATCGAAAAATAA
- the rplT gene encoding 50S ribosomal protein L20: protein MPRSVNAVASRARRKKLMKQAKGFFGRRKNVWTVAKNAVQKAMQYAYRGRKEKKRNFRSLWIMRINAGAREHGMSYSQFMGALKKNNIELNRKVLADLAMNYPEAFKAVVDQVK from the coding sequence ATGCCAAGATCAGTAAATGCAGTAGCTTCTAGAGCTCGCAGAAAAAAATTAATGAAACAAGCTAAAGGTTTTTTCGGTAGAAGAAAGAACGTTTGGACTGTTGCTAAAAACGCGGTACAAAAAGCAATGCAATATGCTTACCGTGGAAGAAAAGAGAAAAAGAGAAACTTCAGATCACTTTGGATCATGCGTATCAACGCAGGAGCTAGAGAGCACGGAATGTCTTACTCTCAGTTTATGGGAGCTCTTAAAAAGAACAACATTGAATTAAACAGAAAAGTTTTAGCTGATTTAGCGATGAACTATCCTGAAGCTTTCAAAGCAGTTGTAGATCAAGTAAAATAA
- the rpmI gene encoding 50S ribosomal protein L35, translating to MPKLKTKSGAKKRFALTGSGKIKRKNAYKSHILTKKETKQKRNLTTTSYVAKVDEKSVKRQLAIK from the coding sequence ATGCCAAAATTAAAAACGAAATCAGGTGCTAAGAAACGTTTTGCTCTTACCGGTTCTGGAAAGATCAAAAGAAAAAACGCTTACAAAAGCCACATCTTAACTAAGAAAGAAACTAAGCAGAAGAGAAATCTTACTACTACTTCTTACGTAGCTAAAGTGGACGAAAAAAGCGTTAAACGTCAATTAGCAATTAAGTAG
- the infC gene encoding translation initiation factor IF-3, whose protein sequence is MINDKIRVRELRLVGDNVEPGIFPIDKARQIAKEQELDLVVISDKAEPFIARILDYKKFLYEQKKKTKELKAKQIKVVVKEIRFGPQTDEHDYDFKKKHAEKFLEEGSKLKTYVFFKGRSIIFKDQGEILLLKLAQELEHVGKVDQLPKLEGKRMIMMMSPKKPAK, encoded by the coding sequence ATGATAAACGATAAGATTCGCGTAAGAGAACTTCGTTTAGTGGGCGATAACGTAGAGCCGGGAATTTTCCCGATTGACAAAGCGAGACAAATTGCCAAGGAACAGGAACTAGATTTGGTCGTGATTTCAGATAAAGCTGAACCTTTCATTGCAAGAATATTAGACTATAAAAAGTTTTTATACGAGCAAAAGAAAAAAACAAAAGAACTTAAAGCAAAACAAATCAAAGTGGTGGTAAAAGAGATCCGTTTCGGACCTCAGACTGACGAGCACGATTATGATTTTAAGAAAAAACATGCTGAAAAGTTTTTGGAAGAAGGTTCAAAATTGAAAACCTACGTATTTTTCAAAGGCCGTTCTATTATCTTTAAAGACCAAGGAGAAATTTTACTTTTAAAACTGGCTCAGGAATTGGAGCACGTTGGAAAAGTAGACCAGTTACCAAAACTTGAAGGTAAAAGAATGATTATGATGATGAGTCCTAAGAAACCAGCTAAATAA